Proteins encoded by one window of Candidatus Schekmanbacteria bacterium RIFCSPLOWO2_02_FULL_38_14:
- a CDS encoding UDP-glucose 4-epimerase: MSSSKKVLVTGGAGYVGAVLVPKLLNKGYCVKVIDLYIYGDDVLDSVKDNPNLKQIKGDIRDDSLLWRELQGVDAVIHLACISNDPSYELNPELGKSINYDAFISLVDIAKKVGVKRFIYASSSSVYGIKEEENVTEDLPLEPLTDYSKYKALCETYLMEQRTPGFVVLVLRPATVCGYSPRLRLDLSVNILTNHAVNKGRIMVFGGEQKRPNIHIGDMTDLYAKTLEYPDDKIDGKIFNAGYDNMKIKEIAQVVRKVVSREMNNDRIEVVTTPTDDNRSYHVSSEKIKRELGFVAKRTVEQAARDLCAAFNAGKIPNPMEDKKYYNIKTMQAINLK, from the coding sequence TTTTGGTAACAGGTGGCGCAGGTTATGTTGGTGCTGTATTAGTGCCAAAACTGCTGAACAAAGGCTATTGTGTTAAAGTAATTGATTTATATATTTATGGTGATGATGTTTTAGATTCAGTAAAAGACAATCCCAATTTGAAACAGATTAAGGGAGATATTAGAGATGATAGTTTACTTTGGCGGGAACTTCAAGGTGTAGATGCAGTTATCCATCTTGCCTGTATATCCAATGATCCCAGTTATGAACTCAATCCAGAGTTGGGTAAGTCCATTAATTATGATGCTTTTATCTCTTTGGTTGATATCGCCAAAAAGGTTGGAGTGAAAAGATTCATTTATGCTTCAAGTTCCAGTGTTTATGGTATAAAAGAAGAGGAGAATGTTACTGAAGATTTGCCATTAGAACCTCTGACTGATTATTCAAAGTATAAGGCATTATGTGAGACTTATCTAATGGAGCAACGTACCCCAGGCTTTGTTGTTTTGGTGCTGAGGCCTGCCACGGTTTGCGGATATTCACCGAGGCTACGTTTGGACCTTTCGGTTAATATTCTTACTAATCATGCAGTGAATAAAGGCAGGATTATGGTTTTTGGCGGTGAGCAGAAAAGGCCTAATATTCATATCGGAGACATGACTGACTTGTACGCAAAAACGCTTGAGTATCCGGATGATAAAATTGATGGTAAAATTTTTAATGCAGGATATGACAACATGAAAATCAAAGAAATTGCACAAGTGGTGCGGAAAGTAGTTTCCAGGGAGATGAATAATGACAGGATAGAGGTTGTTACAACGCCTACAGATGACAACCGTTCTTATCATGTTTCTTCGGAAAAAATCAAAAGAGAGCTGGGATTTGTAGCCAAGAGAACAGTTGAGCAGGCTGCAAGAGATCTCTGTGCTGCATTTAATGCGGGTAAGATTCCTAATCCTATGGAGGATAAGAAATATTACAACATTAAAACCATGCAGGCAATTAACCTAAAATAA